The Arcanobacterium pinnipediorum genome includes a region encoding these proteins:
- the rpe gene encoding ribulose-phosphate 3-epimerase, giving the protein MGIRINPSILNSDFSNLERELGKISNADWAHVDVMDNHFVPNLTMGVPVVEAISRVSPIPIDAHLMIEDPDRWAPSFVEAGAASVTFHAEAAQAPLRLARELRAMGARAGLAVKPATAIEPYLEILNEFDMILIMTVEPGFGGQSFIDTMMPKVARTQQAVRQWGLDVWIQVDGGISRSTIEAAAQAGADTFVAGSAVYRSPDTHAEIDALRELAMRHQH; this is encoded by the coding sequence ATGGGAATTCGAATTAATCCTTCAATCCTCAACAGCGACTTTTCGAATCTCGAACGTGAGCTCGGTAAAATATCCAATGCTGACTGGGCGCACGTAGATGTTATGGACAACCATTTCGTGCCTAACCTAACGATGGGCGTTCCCGTCGTTGAAGCTATTTCACGGGTTTCTCCTATTCCCATCGACGCTCATCTTATGATTGAAGATCCAGATCGCTGGGCACCATCATTTGTTGAAGCAGGTGCAGCTTCGGTAACGTTCCACGCCGAGGCAGCCCAAGCACCACTACGGCTAGCTCGCGAGCTTCGAGCTATGGGAGCTCGCGCTGGATTGGCAGTTAAACCTGCAACCGCAATCGAGCCATATCTTGAGATTCTCAACGAATTCGACATGATTTTAATTATGACAGTCGAACCAGGATTTGGCGGGCAGTCATTTATCGATACGATGATGCCCAAAGTTGCGCGTACCCAGCAAGCAGTTCGCCAGTGGGGCCTTGATGTTTGGATCCAGGTTGACGGCGGTATTTCCCGTTCTACAATCGAGGCGGCTGCGCAAGCTGGAGCAGATACTTTCGTGGCCGGATCGGCAGTCTACCGCTCTCCCGATACACACGCTGAAATCGATGCATTGCGCGAGTTAGCTATGCGCCATCAGCACTGA
- a CDS encoding helix-turn-helix transcriptional regulator: MGFGDLSLARKRAIAEFLQSESGVTLGELAHRFGTSWEVMRAEIEQLSTVELISGSFFDTPFDIWIADEEPDADSFVYAADMSENSSLTLSLAEIVSLLGATDIAMLSADRDDGQALVAFRERVVAATADAGYESVLWPAPQLQAPPEVLDILSCALTQRCSVHIEYWKNVTGRLERSEIEVQPVSLSYVPYPLLIAANDVGDVRRYRFDRITRARLGTGSVSARLVRNVSSQANASDKVEGKRIRLVCGPGARWVCEEVPDALLVGVDGDFDIIELPVRSHQWLFSLLVRLGEIVQRVEPVEG, from the coding sequence ATGGGATTTGGTGATCTTTCATTGGCTCGCAAACGCGCTATCGCTGAGTTTTTGCAGAGTGAATCAGGGGTGACTCTTGGCGAGTTAGCCCACCGGTTTGGTACCTCGTGGGAGGTTATGCGCGCGGAGATAGAGCAGTTATCAACCGTTGAACTGATTAGTGGCTCGTTCTTTGATACCCCATTTGATATTTGGATTGCTGATGAAGAACCGGATGCGGATTCGTTCGTTTACGCCGCCGACATGAGCGAAAATAGTTCGCTGACCTTATCGTTAGCCGAGATTGTCTCACTTTTGGGGGCTACTGATATTGCGATGCTCTCTGCCGATCGTGACGATGGCCAGGCATTGGTTGCTTTTCGGGAACGAGTTGTGGCGGCAACGGCTGATGCAGGATACGAATCAGTGTTGTGGCCCGCTCCGCAACTTCAAGCACCACCGGAAGTCCTTGACATTTTGAGTTGCGCACTAACTCAACGGTGTTCGGTCCATATCGAGTATTGGAAAAATGTCACTGGGCGCTTGGAGCGTTCCGAGATTGAAGTGCAGCCAGTATCGTTAAGCTATGTTCCGTATCCGTTGCTTATTGCGGCTAACGACGTCGGAGATGTGCGCAGGTATCGGTTTGACCGTATTACTCGAGCCCGATTGGGCACTGGTTCTGTTTCGGCACGGCTGGTGCGCAACGTGTCTTCTCAGGCTAACGCCTCCGATAAGGTGGAGGGTAAGCGTATCCGGTTAGTGTGTGGCCCGGGAGCACGGTGGGTGTGTGAGGAAGTCCCTGATGCGCTCTTAGTGGGCGTTGATGGAGATTTCGATATTATTGAGCTTCCTGTTCGCTCCCATCAGTGGTTGTTTTCCTTGTTAGTGCGGTTGGGCGAGATTGTCCAACGCGTCGAGCCAGTAGAAGGATAA
- a CDS encoding DUF3866 family protein, which translates to MMMYRQGKIISLRQQWGQACEYDVRLDDGRTVRALGYVPIVGRLDVDETVILSASAFERGLGTGGYMMIVVAPDNLPADPPPQPGHIVKARYTPQQFMVQGVDEQESQYHDILANADSIAGMPVVVADLHSALPAIVAGIRQANPELKIAYVMTDGGALPAWFSMASTRLTELGHILGTITCGQAFGGQLEAVNVHSALLAAHHIWNADIAIVAQGPGNLGTGSKWGFSGLACGETLNAVATLGGQPIACLRLSNADSRERHYGISHHSLRVLSDVVKVVCDVVVPEFTSDLNGLVSESWQARLVFGVEELEKLTYPIIHRVRIDGLYGALEKSPVPLKTMGRGLDQDVTAFIAAAAAGRFAAQQLV; encoded by the coding sequence ATGATGATGTACAGGCAAGGTAAAATTATTTCACTGCGCCAACAGTGGGGGCAGGCGTGCGAATACGACGTTCGTTTAGATGATGGTCGCACAGTTCGTGCCTTGGGTTATGTTCCAATTGTTGGGCGTCTCGACGTCGATGAGACAGTTATCCTGTCTGCCTCGGCATTCGAGCGTGGTTTAGGAACCGGCGGATACATGATGATCGTCGTCGCGCCAGACAACCTTCCAGCCGATCCTCCCCCACAGCCAGGGCATATTGTCAAAGCACGTTACACTCCCCAGCAGTTCATGGTCCAAGGTGTTGATGAGCAAGAATCTCAATATCACGACATTCTTGCCAATGCCGATTCGATTGCTGGTATGCCTGTTGTTGTTGCTGATCTTCACTCAGCGCTTCCAGCTATCGTTGCGGGTATTCGCCAGGCAAATCCTGAGCTTAAGATCGCTTATGTGATGACAGATGGTGGCGCACTTCCGGCCTGGTTTTCTATGGCCAGTACGCGGCTAACTGAACTCGGTCATATCTTGGGAACTATCACGTGCGGGCAGGCTTTTGGTGGCCAGCTCGAGGCCGTCAATGTGCATAGTGCGCTTCTAGCGGCTCACCATATCTGGAATGCTGATATTGCTATCGTGGCGCAAGGACCCGGAAATTTAGGGACCGGGAGCAAGTGGGGATTTTCTGGCCTGGCTTGCGGGGAGACATTGAACGCAGTAGCCACCTTAGGCGGCCAACCGATTGCATGCCTGCGGCTTTCTAATGCCGATAGCCGAGAGCGCCACTATGGTATTTCACATCATTCGCTTCGTGTCCTGTCCGACGTCGTTAAGGTGGTGTGTGATGTTGTAGTACCTGAGTTCACCTCTGACCTCAACGGGTTAGTGAGCGAAAGCTGGCAAGCAAGATTAGTTTTTGGGGTTGAAGAACTGGAGAAGCTAACCTACCCCATTATTCACCGCGTGCGTATTGATGGCCTCTATGGTGCGCTAGAGAAATCTCCGGTACCCCTTAAAACGATGGGACGAGGTTTAGATCAGGACGTAACCGCTTTCATCGCAGCTGCAGCTGCGGGACGGTTTGCAGCCCAGCAACTGGTATGA
- a CDS encoding ABC transporter permease yields MRNSRIIAPLVVAFVLILLWFMISYLQIISPFALPDPYSVFVRILRGVGEGYFIASAWQTIRIAIIGSLIAAVIGIPVGFAITHNRALSAALEPYLAASQAIPAVAFAPLLVLWVGYGTTPIVILCVLMVIFPIIINTAVGVRDVDSDILDAARLDGASGMRLMTSIELPLASPAILAGIRTGFTLSITGAVVGELVIGGQRGLGIELTTAQHLNDAAGMFATITILALLAIAMYLTLRALEIKILTKIS; encoded by the coding sequence ATGCGAAACAGCAGAATTATCGCGCCACTTGTGGTCGCATTCGTGCTCATTCTGCTGTGGTTTATGATCAGTTATCTACAGATCATCAGCCCATTTGCACTTCCTGATCCCTATAGTGTTTTTGTGCGAATTTTGCGGGGTGTAGGCGAAGGATATTTCATTGCTTCAGCTTGGCAAACTATACGTATCGCTATTATCGGTTCACTCATTGCCGCAGTTATCGGAATTCCGGTAGGTTTTGCCATCACACATAATCGAGCACTTAGTGCAGCATTAGAGCCCTACTTGGCAGCTTCCCAAGCAATACCTGCCGTAGCTTTTGCTCCACTGCTGGTATTATGGGTCGGCTATGGGACAACGCCTATCGTTATTCTTTGTGTACTGATGGTTATTTTCCCCATTATCATTAACACCGCCGTTGGGGTACGTGATGTAGATTCAGATATTCTCGATGCCGCACGTCTTGATGGAGCCTCCGGAATGCGGTTGATGACGAGTATCGAACTTCCCTTGGCATCACCGGCCATCCTTGCCGGGATCCGTACCGGTTTTACTTTATCAATCACTGGAGCCGTAGTTGGAGAACTAGTCATTGGCGGACAACGTGGATTGGGGATTGAACTTACCACCGCTCAACATCTGAATGATGCTGCTGGAATGTTTGCCACTATAACAATATTGGCACTTTTAGCTATCGCCATGTATCTAACATTGCGGGCGTTAGAGATAAAGATATTGACTAAAATTTCATAA
- the metK gene encoding methionine adenosyltransferase, whose protein sequence is MTLQPFTSESVTEGHPDKVCDKIADSILDAMIAQDPASRVAVEVLATTGLVHVAGEVTTHGYVEILDIVRKVVNDIGYTSSSIGFDGNSCGVSVSIGQQSPDIASSVDASLEVRTGENTDDEDQQGAGDQGLMFGYASNETPALMPLPIFLSHRLSERLTKVRKENIVAGLRPDGKTQVTVNYDGATPVSIATVVVSTQHDPDVELARLQEQIITHVIEPVLKEYATNVDYSDVKFLVNPSGRFEIGGPMGDAGVTGRKIIVDTYGGMARHGGGAFSGKDPSKVDRSAAYAARWVAKHIVAAQLADRCEVQVAYAIGKARPVSVRIETFGTNKVSEETIAAGVSQVFDLRPAAIIRDLDLLRPIYALTSNYGHFGRDCPEFTWEKTDRIEQLRAAVGLE, encoded by the coding sequence ATGACTCTTCAGCCTTTCACCTCTGAGTCTGTGACCGAGGGACATCCGGATAAAGTCTGCGATAAGATCGCCGATTCGATCCTCGATGCGATGATCGCCCAAGATCCGGCGTCGCGTGTTGCAGTCGAAGTTCTCGCAACTACCGGATTGGTTCATGTCGCAGGTGAGGTGACTACACATGGTTACGTCGAGATTCTCGATATTGTGCGCAAAGTTGTCAATGATATCGGATATACCTCATCGAGTATCGGTTTTGATGGTAACTCTTGTGGTGTCTCGGTTTCTATCGGCCAACAGTCACCCGATATTGCCAGTTCTGTTGACGCATCGCTAGAAGTTCGCACTGGCGAGAACACCGACGACGAGGACCAGCAAGGCGCAGGCGATCAGGGTCTGATGTTTGGCTATGCGTCCAATGAAACCCCTGCACTGATGCCTTTGCCTATTTTCCTTTCCCACCGGCTATCGGAACGATTGACTAAAGTCCGCAAAGAAAACATTGTTGCGGGGCTGCGTCCTGATGGAAAGACCCAAGTCACCGTGAATTACGATGGCGCTACGCCGGTGAGTATTGCTACTGTCGTTGTTTCTACCCAGCATGATCCCGATGTTGAGCTAGCCCGCCTCCAAGAGCAGATCATCACTCATGTTATTGAACCTGTACTCAAAGAGTATGCCACCAATGTAGATTATTCTGACGTGAAGTTCTTAGTCAATCCTTCTGGACGTTTCGAAATCGGTGGTCCGATGGGTGATGCTGGTGTTACTGGCCGGAAGATTATCGTCGATACATACGGCGGCATGGCCCGGCACGGCGGCGGTGCTTTCTCAGGTAAAGACCCGTCAAAAGTCGATCGTTCGGCTGCCTACGCTGCTCGATGGGTAGCTAAGCACATCGTCGCGGCTCAGCTGGCTGACCGTTGTGAAGTCCAAGTCGCGTACGCTATCGGCAAGGCGCGTCCGGTTTCGGTGCGCATCGAAACATTTGGCACCAACAAAGTTTCGGAAGAAACGATAGCTGCGGGAGTTTCGCAGGTTTTCGATCTGCGCCCGGCAGCTATTATTCGAGATCTGGATCTACTCCGGCCAATTTATGCGTTGACGTCAAACTATGGGCATTTTGGTCGCGATTGTCCAGAATTTACCTGGGAAAAAACTGATCGTATCGAGCAGTTGCGTGCAGCTGTTGGGCTTGAATGA
- the fmt gene encoding methionyl-tRNA formyltransferase encodes MRIIFAGSPATAIPSLDRLIQDHEVIAVLTRPPAPVGRKKILTPSAVDDAARSRAIPVLTPSSLRNPDVEQQLIDLAPDAIAVVAYGLLIPENLLSVPRYGWINLHYSLLPRWRGAAPVQYAIAAGDQTTGTSVFQIETGLDTGPVFDVEEVAIGRQTSGELLTQLSQSGAHQLARVLTAIEEGNANAVPQEGEVTVAPQLSASDAYIDFSWDAAKIDAHIRAYTPQPGPWALRDGQRVKLGPVTITDVTDIPAGHIVMGKRVLVGSATTALELSTVTPAGKKMMAASDWVRGLGAQTLSFDVEGVQL; translated from the coding sequence GTGCGTATAATTTTTGCTGGTAGTCCAGCTACAGCTATTCCTTCGCTGGATCGTCTTATCCAAGATCACGAGGTGATCGCGGTTTTAACACGTCCACCTGCTCCGGTTGGTCGCAAGAAGATCCTTACTCCTTCGGCAGTTGATGATGCTGCACGCTCACGCGCAATCCCAGTATTGACGCCGTCGTCGCTTAGAAATCCAGACGTCGAGCAACAACTCATTGACTTAGCTCCTGATGCGATCGCCGTCGTCGCCTACGGGTTATTGATACCAGAAAATCTCCTTTCTGTGCCTCGTTATGGTTGGATTAACCTCCACTATTCGTTGTTACCACGGTGGCGTGGCGCAGCTCCGGTTCAATACGCGATTGCTGCCGGAGACCAAACAACTGGTACTAGTGTTTTTCAAATAGAGACCGGTCTTGATACCGGACCAGTTTTCGACGTCGAAGAAGTAGCGATTGGCCGCCAGACAAGCGGGGAGTTGCTAACCCAACTTTCCCAATCTGGTGCACACCAACTTGCTCGCGTATTAACTGCTATCGAAGAAGGCAACGCCAACGCTGTACCTCAAGAAGGTGAGGTGACGGTGGCGCCACAATTATCGGCGAGTGATGCGTACATAGACTTTTCGTGGGATGCGGCCAAGATTGATGCCCATATTCGCGCATACACTCCCCAGCCTGGTCCGTGGGCCCTTCGTGATGGGCAGCGTGTAAAGCTCGGGCCAGTGACCATCACTGATGTCACTGATATTCCTGCCGGTCACATCGTGATGGGCAAGAGAGTTCTTGTAGGTAGTGCAACAACTGCTCTTGAACTTTCTACGGTGACCCCAGCTGGTAAGAAAATGATGGCAGCCTCCGATTGGGTGCGTGGCCTGGGGGCACAAACATTGTCATTTGATGTCGAAGGAGTCCAGCTGTGA
- a CDS encoding helix-turn-helix transcriptional regulator, whose amino-acid sequence MPTSAEERRFTLLTLLSRQRATIDQIAQLPAYRGHHGIAQQRLIERDIQILRESGTVVRVDKDYRYSVDTSHRIAVDLQDLDLTILRRLLGTKRRNNVEAFAQYAATKALGQGIVTDKMSAYKLKVPYGDSVVDIAQALGQHTQISFTYTKRDENINYIVEPWRIEVHFGAFYMVAAVIERDGSPVAGDARTFKLSRIVGKVIMLDSPVTIERKDNFDSTLSPVDIEVFVADPAMPLAQRGQIIAHHDGGVIVRFPAADRWDIVDDVLFHADAARIVAPAWLRDDVNQRIDHVHEVLNGIW is encoded by the coding sequence ATGCCTACGTCTGCAGAAGAACGTCGTTTTACTCTCCTTACATTGTTGTCACGCCAGCGTGCAACGATTGACCAGATTGCACAGTTGCCCGCCTATCGTGGGCATCACGGCATTGCGCAACAGCGCTTGATAGAACGTGATATTCAGATACTGCGTGAATCGGGAACGGTCGTGCGGGTTGATAAAGACTATCGTTATAGCGTCGATACTTCTCATCGAATTGCGGTAGACCTTCAAGATTTAGATTTAACAATTCTTCGCCGCCTTTTAGGTACCAAGCGGCGTAACAACGTCGAAGCATTTGCACAATATGCTGCTACGAAAGCTTTAGGCCAAGGCATCGTCACTGACAAAATGAGTGCGTACAAACTAAAAGTCCCCTATGGTGATAGCGTAGTCGATATTGCCCAAGCACTCGGCCAACACACCCAAATTTCGTTCACCTATACCAAACGGGACGAAAACATTAACTATATCGTTGAACCGTGGCGGATTGAGGTCCATTTCGGAGCATTTTATATGGTAGCGGCAGTAATCGAACGAGATGGCAGCCCTGTAGCAGGAGATGCGCGGACGTTTAAGCTCTCGCGCATCGTTGGGAAAGTGATAATGCTTGACTCACCGGTGACTATCGAGCGAAAAGACAACTTTGATTCAACGCTGTCACCTGTTGATATTGAGGTATTTGTTGCAGATCCGGCGATGCCACTAGCCCAGCGCGGCCAGATTATTGCACATCACGATGGCGGTGTGATCGTCAGATTCCCAGCAGCCGATCGTTGGGATATCGTCGACGATGTTCTCTTTCATGCAGATGCTGCCCGCATTGTTGCGCCGGCGTGGCTTCGCGACGACGTCAACCAACGAATCGACCATGTACATGAGGTGCTCAATGGGATTTGGTGA
- a CDS encoding transcription antitermination factor NusB: MNSQRPTNWKPGRGASDKARLVVFDVLMDVERQGAYANLALPREIRRAHLNKQDAAYATNLCYGTLRLQGRWDAIIAHCTNGRSISDLDTEVRVLLRMGAHQLLEFRTPPHAAINETVVIARNELSQGIAGLVNAVLRRVSERSLSQWQEQLKRDAADKVNSVAFLSSWFSHPQWIVRALDKALQYHGRTHKDILSVLRSDNEPAAVALAARGLSVAQLRNDIERGHMQSRPGYLVDDALLLEGGDPHRVFAVKDRLAGVQDEGSQLVAKTLAGAQLETEDDLWLDMCAGPGGKTATLAGIARERGARIHANELHRHRLELVLDSVQPWSDIVDVRHGDARDFGSENRHEIIPAHGYARVLIDAPCTGIGALRRRPEARWRKEAGDALDLAQLQAQLLEAGWSALRPGGVLAYSTCSPYLSETSDIINAFAQQHPDAIRLDTPAIASTQSRIALQGVNGELQLWPDLHNSDAMYLVLIAKPLSTTD; the protein is encoded by the coding sequence GTGAATTCCCAACGACCTACAAACTGGAAACCAGGTCGAGGTGCCAGTGATAAAGCGCGACTAGTCGTTTTTGACGTACTTATGGATGTTGAACGCCAAGGTGCGTATGCAAATCTAGCCTTGCCACGCGAAATCCGCCGTGCACATTTAAATAAACAAGATGCTGCGTATGCGACAAACCTGTGTTATGGAACGTTGCGTCTACAGGGGCGATGGGATGCGATTATTGCGCACTGTACAAACGGTCGTTCGATCTCGGATCTCGATACTGAGGTAAGAGTTTTACTGCGAATGGGAGCTCACCAACTCCTGGAATTTCGTACTCCACCCCATGCTGCAATCAACGAAACAGTAGTTATTGCGCGCAATGAATTATCGCAGGGGATTGCCGGCTTAGTTAATGCAGTTTTACGCCGCGTTAGCGAACGTTCGCTTTCGCAATGGCAAGAACAACTCAAAAGAGATGCTGCAGACAAAGTAAATTCAGTAGCTTTTCTCTCTAGTTGGTTTTCTCATCCACAGTGGATTGTTCGCGCGTTAGATAAAGCGTTGCAGTATCATGGCAGAACCCATAAGGATATCTTGAGTGTATTGCGTTCAGATAATGAACCGGCAGCGGTTGCTCTTGCAGCTCGCGGGCTGAGCGTTGCCCAGTTACGTAACGATATCGAGCGTGGTCACATGCAATCGCGCCCGGGTTATCTCGTTGATGATGCGTTATTGCTCGAAGGAGGCGATCCGCATCGTGTATTCGCAGTTAAGGATCGACTCGCTGGAGTTCAAGATGAAGGTTCTCAACTTGTTGCTAAAACTTTAGCTGGAGCGCAACTAGAAACTGAAGATGATCTCTGGTTGGATATGTGCGCTGGACCAGGTGGAAAAACTGCAACGTTAGCTGGAATTGCGCGTGAGCGCGGAGCACGTATCCATGCTAACGAACTCCATCGCCATCGCTTAGAACTAGTTCTTGATTCAGTTCAGCCATGGAGCGATATTGTCGATGTGCGTCACGGCGACGCCCGGGATTTCGGTTCCGAAAATCGCCACGAGATTATTCCGGCTCATGGTTATGCGCGCGTTCTCATCGATGCTCCGTGCACTGGAATTGGGGCATTACGCCGTCGTCCCGAAGCCCGTTGGCGTAAAGAAGCCGGAGATGCACTCGATTTGGCTCAGCTCCAAGCACAACTATTGGAAGCTGGCTGGAGTGCATTACGTCCTGGGGGAGTGCTTGCCTATTCCACATGTTCCCCGTATCTGAGCGAAACCTCAGATATCATTAATGCTTTTGCTCAACAGCATCCCGATGCAATCCGGTTAGATACCCCTGCGATCGCCTCGACGCAATCGCGTATCGCGCTTCAGGGCGTTAATGGGGAACTTCAACTTTGGCCAGACCTGCATAATTCTGATGCTATGTATCTGGTTTTGATCGCAAAACCATTGTCCACAACAGACTAA
- a CDS encoding ABC transporter substrate-binding protein translates to MKRIISVLLAFFIAVSAAGCSHQSTAKPSSQSSTTSQDFDKITLGLTYIPDVQFGPIYVALEKGYFREAGVDVTLRHHGAQEALFGALESGAEDIVFAGATEMMQARSQGIDVVNWATLYQNYPVTLIVPKSAGVKTPADLEGKKIGLPGPYGENYYALLAMQDSYNLGQKVTPSYIGYTQVAALVSQQVDAIIGFENNDLIAIRNAGLDVEQIPLVKGEIPLVGAGLGSLKTNLNPKVYARILSAIEKGVKDSQEDPQAAMDLIAKHVPSLADPDQRALATEVFQATLKLYSGNAQFGHQDPQLWEEMSIFLAKAGIVDKAVPPLNVFSAEVVKLSQAAKQP, encoded by the coding sequence ATGAAAAGAATAATATCCGTGCTCTTAGCTTTCTTCATTGCTGTAAGTGCAGCTGGATGCAGTCATCAAAGCACCGCTAAGCCCAGTTCTCAATCGTCGACTACCAGCCAAGACTTCGACAAAATTACGCTAGGACTAACCTATATTCCGGACGTGCAATTCGGGCCGATCTATGTTGCTCTCGAAAAGGGGTATTTCCGCGAAGCCGGAGTCGATGTTACTCTTCGCCATCACGGTGCCCAAGAAGCCCTCTTTGGCGCCCTAGAATCTGGTGCTGAGGATATTGTCTTTGCAGGCGCAACCGAGATGATGCAAGCTCGTTCGCAAGGAATCGACGTCGTTAATTGGGCTACTTTGTATCAAAACTATCCCGTGACGCTCATAGTACCCAAAAGCGCCGGAGTCAAGACGCCAGCAGATCTCGAAGGGAAGAAAATTGGTTTACCTGGGCCGTATGGCGAGAATTATTATGCGCTATTAGCAATGCAAGATAGCTATAATCTTGGCCAGAAAGTCACCCCCAGCTACATCGGTTACACCCAAGTAGCTGCATTAGTTTCACAGCAGGTCGATGCTATTATCGGCTTTGAAAATAATGACCTTATCGCCATACGAAACGCCGGACTCGACGTCGAACAAATTCCGCTAGTTAAGGGTGAGATTCCACTCGTTGGGGCTGGCTTGGGATCGTTGAAGACGAACCTGAACCCTAAAGTCTATGCCCGAATCTTGAGTGCAATTGAAAAAGGCGTCAAAGACTCCCAAGAAGATCCGCAAGCGGCGATGGATCTTATCGCTAAGCATGTTCCGTCCCTGGCAGATCCTGACCAGCGCGCACTAGCCACCGAAGTTTTCCAAGCAACGCTCAAGCTATATTCTGGCAACGCGCAGTTCGGACACCAAGATCCACAGCTTTGGGAGGAGATGTCGATCTTCTTAGCCAAAGCCGGCATCGTCGACAAAGCCGTACCGCCGCTGAACGTGTTTAGTGCCGAAGTTGTCAAACTCAGCCAAGCAGCAAAACAGCCCTGA